A stretch of the Acidobacteriota bacterium genome encodes the following:
- a CDS encoding TAT-variant-translocated molybdopterin oxidoreductase, with the protein MREMDLGALRARLSAGSGPTYWRGLDELADTPEFREMLHREFPEAASEFDDPKGRREFIKLMGASLALAGVTGCTRMPAEKIVPYVRAPEEIVPGRPLYFATALPLGAAATPVLVESHMGRPTKIEPNPEHPATLGGTDVFSQGSILTLYDPDRSKTVRYLGDIRPWSEFLPAIQAAMTAQRALKGAGLRLLTETVTSPTLAAEIESLLADLPDAKWIQYDAVSRDDMRAASRLAFGEYVDPIYHFDRAEVVLSLDADFLSSGPGRLRYTRDFIAKRRLTAGQTTMNRLYVVESTPSTTGIKADHRVPLRATDVERVARAVAAALGVVGVTAPAEVPGLPAGLLDALVGDLRAHRGRSLVVAGDEQPPAVHVLAHAINDALGNAGETVEYVAAVTPRPTEQLAELRALVREMHEGKVDLLVVMATNPVYSAPPDLRFAEAMQKVTLRVHLGLYDDETGEYCQWHVPEAHPLEAWGDTRAFDGTVSIVQPLIAPLYEGKSALELVVAMSPRLDRRAYDVVREYWQRGYDARATGDWGTFVWPDGTTPGTFEDFWRRSVHDGYIPGTASRPKPVAFNGAVVASLAAPAPAEGLEVVIRPCPHVWDGRFANNGWLQEAPRPVTKIAWDNVALVSERTARELGVLNEDLATLTVGEASIKVPVWILPGQAHGSVHLTLGYGRRRAGRVGNGVGVDVTPVRAASAPWQTVGATLRANGERYPLACTQGHFAMEGRHHLRAGTLGTYEADPEFAHHYAHSPDENMTLYGNPWKYEGYAWGMSIDLNSCTGCNACVVACVSENNIPVVGKDQVRRQREMHWIRVDRYYTGSVDDPDMYYQPMMCQHCENAPCEVVCPVAATVHSDEGLNDMVYNRCVGTRYCSHNCPYKVRRFNFFLYSDWDTPSLKMARNPDVTVRSRGVMEKCSYCVQRINHARIDAKREDRKIRDGEVVAACEAACPAQAIVFGDLNDPTSRVAKLREEPRGYKVLDELNTRPRTTYLAAVKNPNPALAPAGGHGADHTTAH; encoded by the coding sequence ATGAGAGAGATGGATCTGGGGGCCCTGCGGGCCCGCCTGTCAGCCGGGAGCGGCCCGACCTACTGGCGCGGCCTCGACGAGCTGGCCGACACGCCCGAGTTCCGCGAGATGCTCCATCGGGAGTTCCCGGAAGCGGCCTCGGAGTTCGACGATCCGAAGGGCCGCCGCGAGTTCATCAAGCTGATGGGCGCATCGCTCGCCCTCGCCGGGGTCACGGGCTGCACGCGGATGCCCGCGGAGAAGATCGTCCCCTACGTGCGGGCGCCCGAGGAGATCGTTCCGGGGCGGCCGCTCTATTTCGCCACCGCGCTGCCGCTCGGCGCCGCCGCGACGCCGGTGCTCGTCGAGAGTCACATGGGACGGCCGACCAAGATCGAGCCGAACCCCGAGCATCCGGCGACGCTGGGCGGCACGGACGTCTTCTCCCAGGGGTCGATTCTGACGCTCTACGACCCGGACCGGTCGAAGACGGTCCGCTACCTGGGCGACATCCGGCCGTGGAGCGAGTTCCTGCCGGCCATCCAGGCGGCGATGACCGCGCAGCGCGCCCTGAAGGGCGCCGGGCTGCGGCTGCTCACCGAGACGGTGACGTCGCCGACGCTCGCGGCGGAAATCGAATCGCTGCTCGCGGATCTGCCGGACGCGAAGTGGATCCAGTACGACGCCGTGTCGCGCGACGACATGCGGGCGGCGTCACGCCTCGCCTTCGGCGAGTACGTCGATCCGATCTATCACTTCGACCGCGCCGAGGTGGTGCTGTCGCTCGATGCCGACTTCCTTTCGAGCGGGCCGGGTCGTCTGCGGTACACGCGCGATTTCATCGCGAAGCGCCGGCTCACCGCGGGCCAGACGACGATGAACCGCCTGTACGTCGTCGAGAGCACGCCCTCGACGACCGGCATCAAGGCCGACCACCGTGTCCCGCTGCGGGCGACCGATGTCGAGCGCGTCGCGCGGGCGGTCGCGGCCGCGCTCGGCGTCGTCGGCGTCACCGCGCCGGCCGAGGTGCCCGGCCTGCCCGCGGGGCTGCTCGACGCGCTCGTGGGCGATTTGCGCGCTCATCGCGGCCGCAGCCTGGTGGTGGCGGGCGACGAGCAGCCGCCGGCCGTCCACGTGCTGGCGCACGCGATCAACGACGCGCTCGGCAACGCCGGCGAGACCGTCGAGTATGTGGCCGCCGTGACGCCGAGGCCCACCGAGCAGCTCGCCGAGCTGCGCGCCCTGGTCCGGGAGATGCACGAGGGGAAGGTCGACTTGCTCGTGGTGATGGCGACCAACCCGGTCTACAGCGCGCCGCCCGACCTCCGGTTCGCCGAGGCGATGCAGAAGGTCACGCTGCGCGTGCACCTCGGCCTGTACGACGACGAAACGGGCGAGTACTGCCAGTGGCACGTGCCCGAAGCGCATCCGCTCGAGGCCTGGGGCGATACCCGGGCGTTCGACGGCACGGTCTCCATCGTTCAGCCGCTGATCGCGCCGCTCTACGAGGGCAAGTCCGCCCTGGAGCTGGTCGTGGCGATGAGCCCGCGCCTCGACCGCCGGGCCTACGACGTGGTGCGCGAGTACTGGCAGCGCGGTTACGACGCGCGCGCGACCGGCGACTGGGGAACGTTCGTGTGGCCCGACGGGACGACGCCGGGTACCTTCGAGGACTTCTGGCGGCGCTCGGTGCACGACGGCTACATCCCGGGCACCGCGTCCCGGCCGAAGCCGGTGGCGTTCAACGGCGCGGTCGTGGCGTCGCTTGCCGCGCCGGCGCCCGCCGAGGGGCTCGAGGTGGTGATCCGCCCGTGCCCGCACGTCTGGGATGGCCGCTTCGCCAACAACGGGTGGCTGCAGGAAGCGCCGCGCCCGGTGACGAAGATCGCGTGGGACAACGTGGCGCTGGTCAGCGAGCGCACCGCGCGCGAGCTCGGCGTGCTCAACGAGGACCTCGCGACGCTGACGGTCGGCGAGGCCTCGATCAAGGTGCCGGTGTGGATCCTGCCGGGCCAGGCGCACGGGTCGGTGCACCTGACGCTCGGTTACGGGCGGCGGCGTGCGGGGCGCGTGGGCAACGGCGTCGGCGTCGACGTCACGCCGGTGCGTGCGGCGTCGGCTCCGTGGCAGACGGTCGGGGCCACGCTCCGGGCCAACGGCGAGCGCTACCCGCTCGCGTGCACCCAGGGCCACTTCGCGATGGAGGGCCGCCACCACCTCCGCGCGGGCACCCTCGGCACGTACGAGGCCGACCCGGAGTTCGCGCACCACTACGCGCACTCGCCCGACGAGAACATGACGCTCTACGGCAACCCCTGGAAGTACGAGGGGTACGCCTGGGGCATGTCGATCGACCTCAACTCGTGCACCGGCTGCAACGCGTGCGTCGTCGCCTGCGTGTCGGAGAACAACATCCCCGTCGTCGGCAAGGACCAGGTGCGACGGCAGCGCGAGATGCACTGGATCCGGGTCGACCGGTACTACACCGGGTCGGTCGACGACCCCGACATGTACTACCAGCCCATGATGTGCCAGCACTGCGAGAATGCGCCGTGCGAGGTCGTCTGCCCGGTGGCGGCGACCGTGCACAGCGACGAGGGGCTGAACGACATGGTCTACAACCGGTGCGTGGGGACGCGGTACTGCTCGCACAACTGCCCCTACAAGGTGCGGCGGTTCAACTTCTTCCTCTACTCCGACTGGGACACGCCGAGCCTGAAGATGGCGCGCAACCCTGACGTCACGGTGCGCAGCCGCGGCGTGATGGAGAAGTGCTCGTATTGCGTCCAGCGGATCAACCACGCCCGCATCGACGCCAAGCGCGAGGACCGGAAGATCCGCGACGGCGAGGTGGTGGCCGCGTGCGAGGCCGCGTGCCCGGCGCAGGCGATCGTCTTCGGCGACCTGAACGATCCGACCTCGCGCGTGGCGAAGCTGCGCGAGGAGCCGCGTGGCTACAAGGTGCTCGACGAGCTCAACACGCGGCCGAGGACGACGTACCTGGCGGCCGTGAAGAACCCCAATCCCGCGCTCGCCCCGGCCGGGGGCCACGGCGCCGACCACACGACCGCGCACTAG